In Nicotiana tabacum cultivar K326 chromosome 19, ASM71507v2, whole genome shotgun sequence, one DNA window encodes the following:
- the LOC107786239 gene encoding T-complex protein 1 subunit alpha encodes MAYQGQTLDISGDRQSGQDVRTQNVTACQAVANIVKSSLGPVGLDKMLVDDIGDVTITNDGATILRMLEVEHPAAKVLVELAELQDREVGDGTTSVVIIAAELLKGANELVRHKIHPTSIISGYRLAMREACKYVEEKLAVKVDKLGKDSLVNCAKTSMSSKLIAADSDFFANMVVEAVQAVKMTNARGEIKYPIKGINLLKAHGKSAKDSYLLKGYALNTGRAAQGMPLRVSPARIACLDFNLQKTKMQMGVQVLVTDPRELERIRQREADMTKERIQKLLSAGANVVLTSKGIDDMALKYFVEAGAIAVRRVRKEDLRHVAKATGATVVSTFADMEGEETFEPSLLGHAEEVVEERIADDDVIMVKGTKNSSSVSLILRGANDFMLDEMERALHDALCIVKRTLESTTVVAGGGAVEAALCVYLEYLATTLGSREQLAIAQFAESLLVIPKVLANNAAKDSSDLVSKLRSCHYLAQTKADKKHLSSMGLDLAKGTVRNNLEAGVIEPAMSKVKIIQFATEAAITILRIDDMIRLVKDESQNDD; translated from the exons ATGGCGTATCAAGGACAAACTCTTGATATTTCCGGCGACCGCCAGTCCGGTCAGGATGTTCGCACCCAAAATG TGACTGCATGTCAAGCAGTTGCTAACATTGTCAAATCCTCGCTTGGACCTGTTGGCCTCGATAAG ATGCTTGTTGATGATATTGGCGACGTAACAATTACTAATGATGGTGCCACAATTCTGAGGATGTTAGAAGTTGAGCATCCAGCTGCCAAG GTTCTTGTTGAGTTGGCTGAACTCCAAGATCGAGAAGTTGGTGATGGAACAACCTCAGTCGTTATTATAGCTGCAGAGTTGCTTAAG GGAGCAAATGAGTTGGTGAGGCACAAAATTCACCCGACCTCGATAATCAGTGGATATAGG CTAGCAATGAGGGAAGCGTGCAAATATGTCGAAGAAAAGTTGGCTGTTAAG GTTGATAAACTTGGAAAAGATTCTCTTGTAAACTGTGCCAAGACAAGCATGTCATCAAAGTTGATAGCAGCTGATAGTGACTTCTTTGCTAATATG GTTGTTGAAGCAGTACAGGCAGTCAAGATGACTAATGCGAGGGGTGAAATTAAATATCCTATCAAG GGTATTAATTTACTTAAAGCACACGGGAAAAGTGCAAAAGATAGCTATCTATTGAAGGGTTATGCTCTGAATACTGGCCGTGCTGCCCAAGGAATGCCACTGAGAGTTTCGCCTGCACGGATTGCTTGTCTTGATTTCAATCTTCAAAAGACAAAAATGCAGATGGGCGTTCAAGTATTGGTAACTGATCCTCGAGAGCTTGAAAGGATTCGCCAAAG AGAAGCTGACATGACAAAAGAACGGATTCAGAAACTTTTGAGTGCGGGAGCCAATGTGGTCCTGACTTCAAAAGGGATTGATGACATGGCACTGAAG TACTTTGTGGAAGCTGGTGCCATTGCAGTTAGACGTGTACGCAAAGAGGATTTGCGCCATGTTGCCAAGGCAACCGGCGCAACTGTG GTCTCAACATTTGCGGATATGGAAGGAGAAGAAACTTTTGAACCATCACTTCTTGGACATGCTGAGGAGGTAGTGGAGGAGCGGATTGCTGATGATGATGTGATTATGGTAAAAGGAACCAAAAACTCAAGTTCG GTTTCATTAATACTTAGAGGTGCAAATGACTTTATGCTTGATGAGATGGAGAGGGCCCTCCATGATGCTTTATGCATTGTGAAGAGAACACTTGAGTCAACAACT GTTGTTGCTGGTGGTGGGGCTGTTGAGGCTGCTTTATGTGTCTACTTGGAGTACCTAGCTACTACCCTTGGGTCAAGGGAGCAGCTGGCTATTGCACAATTTGCTGAATCCTTACTTGTCATACCTAAG GTTCTTGCAAATAATGCTGCAAAAGATTCCAGTGACTTGGTATCTAAACTACGTTCATGTCACTACCTTGCACAAACCAAAGCTGATAAGAAGCATCTATCAAG CATGGGACTGGATCTAGCAAAGGGCACTGTGCGAAATAACTTGGAAGCTGGAGTGATTGAGCCTGCAATGAGCAAAGTAAAAATAATACAG TTTGCTACGGAAGCAGCTATTACTATTCTGAGAATCGATGACATGATAAGGCTTGTCAAAGATGAGAGCCAGAACGATGATTAG